The following proteins are encoded in a genomic region of Plasmodium sp. gorilla clade G2 genome assembly, chromosome: 2:
- a CDS encoding pseudouridine synthase,putative, translating to MICSKLSLLRYVHLVYYFLIISFCFYNNIYCFNVNLTKPNEEANIIRLNKLISMKRNISRRKSDEFIKDGKVKINNKIITNPGTHVHIGKDSLRICDKKIKLTNILNMIKQNSTKLHKWIVLHKPKGLLCTSNDEKNRKSIYTLLPEEMLQKYRLVTVGRLDRNTSGVLLLTNDYAWVNKLTHPKYQRIRTYRVHIEGPVKMNALKELARGIYLEDDEKEQPKKKYNNNESSEKSKIDDKQKKKQSKMKKTNPAFIEILREEKIKIKEDNKKITVLNISIKEGRNRQIRKMFQQINQPVIKIKRTSFENITLKNIYFPKQYRELNQKEVNDLKLRNF from the exons ATGATTTGTTCAAAATTATCTCTGTTGAGATATGTTCATTTAGtttattactttttaataatatcattttgtttttataataatatttattgttttaaTGTAAACCTAACTAAACCAAATGAAGAAGCTAATATTATAAGACTTAACAAATTAATTTCcatgaaaagaaatatttcaAGAAGAAAATCAGATGAATTTATTAAAGATGGAAAAGTCAaaataaacaataaaataataacaaatccAGGTACACATGTACATATAGGAAAAGATAGTTTACGCATATGtgacaaaaaaattaaattaacaaatattttaaatatgataaaacaaaattCAACCAAATTACATAAATGGATAGTTTTACATAAACCAAAAGGATTATTATGTACATCCAAcgatgaaaaaaatagaaaatctATATACACACTTTTGCCTGAGGAAATGTTACAAAAGTATCGATTAGTAACAGTAG gGAGACTTGATAGAAACACCTCAGGAGTACTACTACTTACCAACGATTATGCTTGGGTAAATAAATTAACTCACCCAAAATATCAAAGGATAAGAACATATAGAGTACATATTGAGGGTCCTGTTAAAATGAATGCCCTCAAAGAACTAGCCAGAGGTATCTATTTagaagatgatgaaaaagaacaaccaaaaaagaaatataataacaacgAATCAAGtgaaaaatcaaaaatagatgacaaacagaaaaaaaaacaatcaaaaatgaaaaaaacgAATCCAGCTTTTATTGAAATCCTTAgggaagaaaaaataaaaataaaggaagacaacaaaaaaataactgTTCTAAATATAAGTATAAAAGAAGGAAGAAATAGACAAATCAGAAAAATGTTTCAACAAATTAATCAACCagttattaaaattaaaagaacatcctttgaaaatattacgctcaaaaatatatatttcccaAAACAATATAGGGAGTTAAATCAAAAAGAAGTCAATGATTTAAAGTTaagaaatttttaa
- a CDS encoding ribosome associated membrane protein RAMP4, putative, with amino-acid sequence MDNIQDYFKKLKEKSFYKSIKKAQKKYKSNILNKMPSNRKITQKVEAFDSNVTKRGNVPPSLVKKGRKHPVGPILLVVFIFVVIGSVIVQMLSIIQKSKIF; translated from the exons ATGGATAACATACaagattattttaaaaaacttAAGGAAAAAAGTTTTTATAAGTCGATTAAAAAAGcgcaaaaaaaatacaaaagtaatatattaaataag ATGCCAAGTAACAGGAAGATAACACAAAAGGTTGAAGCCTTTGATAGTAACGTTACAAAGAGAGGCAATGTCCCTCCTTCTTTGgtaaaaaaaggaagaaagCATCCAGTAGGACCTATACTTCTTGTTGTCTTCATTTTTGTTGTTATAGGATCag tTATCGTTCAAATGTTGAGCATTATACAAAAGTCTAAAATTTTCTGA
- a CDS encoding DEAD/DEAH box ATP-dependent RNA helicase, putative — protein sequence MKYKNYNTTNILENFDKKLNKNYRVFNNEEIKKMDEEYEHKVKKKEQLKLKKKINKNKNKNKKLKQNKDNSNNTNDSDYSINNNSDDTNESDNSINNNDENYINRSHDNISEHHNDNVKKSEVNHLIVSEKKKNITFEDLNICEEILESIKELGWKKPTEIQREILPHAFLKKDIIGLSETGSGKTACFIIPILQDLKSNKQSFYALVISPTRELCIQISQNFQALGMNILINICTIYGGVDIVTQSLNLAKKPNVIVSTPGRILDHLNNTKGFNLKNLKYLVFDEADKLLSQDFESSINKLLLILPTNRITFLFSATMTKNVSKLKKACLKNPVKIEVSNKYSTVSTLIETYIFLPLKYKYTYLCSLCFHFQTRNIIIFTNTCATAQKLNFFCRNLGLKSICLHGKLTQNQRLSSLNSFKVNKYNILISTQVGARGLDIQDIKIVINFDICSCKEYIHRVGRTARAGRTGKSITFVTQYDVENFLAIEKQLNKKIDKFTDLDENDVLLYHEQTIEALRLSEIEMKENQELYKKNKFKKKK from the coding sequence ATgaaatacaaaaattataacacGACAAACATCCTCGaaaattttgataaaaaattaaataagaattatagagtttttaataatgaggaaattaaaaaaatggatGAGGAGTATGAACATAAGGTTAAGAAGAAGGAACagttaaaattaaaaaaaaaaataaataaaaataaaaataaaaataaaaaattaaaacaaaataaagataattcaaataatacaaatgatagTGATTATAGTATAAATAACAATAGTGATGATACAAATGAGAGTGATAATAGtatcaataataatgatgaaaattatattaatcgTAGTCATGATAATATAAGTGAACACCATAATGATAACGTAAAAAAAAGTGAAGTTAATCATCTTATTGTAagtgagaaaaaaaaaaatattacatttgAAGATCTAAATATATGCGAAGAAATATTAGAAAGTATAAAAGAATTAGGATGGAAAAAGCCAACAGAAATACAAAGAGAAATATTACCTCATGCATTTcttaaaaaagatattataGGATTAAGTGAAACAGGAAGTGGAAAAACTGCATGTTTTATTATACCCATATTACAAGATTTAAAATCTAATAAACAAAGTTTTTATGCATTAGTTATATCTCCAACAAGAGAATTATGTATACAGATTTCTCAAAATTTTCAAGCATTAggtatgaatatattaataaatatttgcaCTATATATGGTGGTGTAGATATTGTTACACAGTCATTAAATCTAGCTAAAAAACCTAATGTTATTGTTAGTACTCCTGGAAGAATATTagatcatttaaataatactaAAGGATTTAACTTaaagaatttaaaatatttagttTTTGATGAAGctgataaattattatcacaaGATTTTGAATcatcaataaataaattattacttATATTACCAACAAATcgtattacatttttattttctgcAACTATGACAAAAAATGTAtctaaattaaaaaaggcTTGTCTTAAAAATCCAGTGAAAATAGAAgtttcaaataaatatagtaCTGTCTCCACATTAATAGAAACATATATCTTTCTTCctcttaaatataaatatacatatcttTGTAGTTTATGTTTTCATTTCCAAacaagaaatattattatattcacaAATACATGTGCAACTGCTCAAAAACTAAATTTCTTTTGTAGAAATCTAGGACTCAAATCTATATGTCTACATGGAAAATTAACTCAAAATCAAAGATTAAGTAGCCTTAATTCTTTTAaagttaataaatataatattttaatatccaCACAAGTAGGAGCTAGAGGTCTAGATATACAAGATATTAAAATTGTTATCAATTTTGATATCTGCTCGTGTAAAGAATATATTCATAGAGTAGGAAGAACGGCAAGAGCTGGAAGAACAGGTAAATCTATAACATTTGTTACACAATATGATGTTGAAAATTTCTTAGCAATAGAGAAAcagttaaataaaaaaattgataaatTTACTGACCTTGATGAAAATGATGTTCTTCTATATCATGAACAAACTATTGAAGCTCTAAGGTTGTCAGAAATTGAAATGAAGGAAAATCAGgaattatacaaaaaaaataaattcaaaaaaaaaaaataa
- a CDS encoding small nuclear ribonucleoprotein Sm D2,putative, which produces MKSEVTIEENRDNPEDGPLGLLSECVKDNAQVLINCRNNRKILGRVKAFDRHCNLLLTEVREIWVEVVKDKKKKKKINKDRYISILFLRGDSVILILRNPK; this is translated from the exons atgaaaagtgAAGTTACTATAGAAGAAAATCGAGATAATCCTGAGGATGGACCCTTAGGATTATTATCAGAATGTGTTAAAGACAATGCTCAGGTTCTTATTAATTGTCgtaataatagaaaaatattagGAAGG GTTAAAGCTTTCGATAGACATtgcaatttattattaacagAGGTACGTGAAATATGGGTTGAAGTtgtaaaagataaaaaaaaaaaaaaaaaaattaataaggaTAGATATATcagtatattatttttaagagGAGATTCagttattttaattttaagaaATCCTAAATAA
- a CDS encoding 40S ribosomal protein S30, with protein MGKVHGSLARAGKVKNQTPKVPKLDKKKRLTGRAKKRQLYNRRFSDNGGRKKGPNSKA; from the exons ATGg gaAAGGTACATGGATCATTAGCAAGAGCTGGTAAAGTTAAAAACCAGACCCCTAAAGTCCCAAAGTTAGATAAGAAAAAACGTTTAACAGGAAGAGCTAAAAAAAGGCAACTTTATAACAGAAGATTTTCAGATAATGGAGGTAGAAAAAAAGGACCTAATTCAAAAGCTTAA
- a CDS encoding pre-mRNA-processing protein 45, putative translates to MTDFLRNIPKPKKKAYDDENELHDFKENSSNSLKKKEEIKKKNQCYEYLKRRHLRITCNEDFQGGGAYPEIHMNQYPNNIGLKSDNKNNVVLKYLDENNNVKYDNLINEQIHIYNNEIDKIEPNERINKLRKKKIISDTKDREEKYNEPIYKPDNDEENEIIENTKRNIENILNEKLNKSIVNKKEEKYYRYIPQNKLNNNLEERIIKVVEKETDPLDVSKFKHKKLPNIKNSPDYPILRSPTRKLNKEEESDWKIPPCVSNWKNNKGYNIPLDKRIQSDNKKLNHVLVNENFAHLSEYLYVAEKKAREEIQIRNSVMKQKKLKEKEEKENVLKNLAIQARKEKGLANSSLINDRKREIEREYKIEKNLKKMKNYENRYVEEQIALNKVNVSKNNNIHDISLFNINEQNNLTTTQDDDTYQIYDTALFNNNNNANIYKFSSERLRKNVQKIETRESMEPVKFMKDISDPFGLDSLLSQAKQK, encoded by the exons ATGACTGATTTTTTAag gAATATTCCTAAACCTAAAAAGAAGGcatatgatgatgaaaacGAGTTGCATgattttaaagaaaatagtAGTAactctttaaaaaaaaaagaagaaataaaaaaaaagaaccaATGTTATGAGTACTTAAAAAGAAGACATTTACGAATTACATGTAATGAAGATTTCCAAGGAGGTGGAGCATATCCTGAAATCCATATGAATCAATATCCTAATAATATAGGATTAAaaagtgataataaaaataatgttgttttaaaatatcttgatgaaaataataatgtaaaatatgataatttgaTTAATGaacaaatacatatatataataatgagatAGATAAAATTGAACCTAatgaaagaataaataaattaagaaaaaaaaaaattatatcagATACAAAAGAtagagaagaaaaatataacgAACCTATTTATAAACCtgataatgatgaagaaaatgaaattattgaaaatacaaaaagaaatattgaaaatattttaaatgaaaaattaaataaaagtattgttaataaaaaagaagaaaaatattatagatatataccacaaaataaattaaataataatctagaagaaagaattattaaagtTGTTGAAAAAGAAACAGATCCATTAGATGTATCTAaatttaaacataaaaaattaccaaatataaaaaactcACCAGATTATCCTATCCTTAGATCACCTACAAggaaattaaataaagaagaagaaagtGATTGGAAAATACCACCTTGTGTTTCTAAttggaaaaataataaaggatATAATATTCCATTAGATAAAAGAATTCaaagtgataataaaaaattaaatcatGTACTAGTCAATGAAAATTTTGCTCACCTAAGTGAATACTTATACGTTGCTGAAAAAAAAGCTAGAGAAGAAATACAAATACGTAATAGTGTTATGAAACAgaagaaattaaaagaaaaagaagaaaaagaaaacgTACTCAAAAATCTTGCTATACAAgcaagaaaagaaaaaggtcTTGCTAATAGCTCACTCATTAATGATAGAAAGAGAGAAATCGAAAgagaatataaaatagaaaaaaatcttaaaaaaatgaaaaattatgaaaatagaTATGTTGAAGAACAAATAGCTCTTAATAAAGTTAATGttagtaaaaataataatatacatgatATTAgcttatttaatattaatgaacaaaataatctTACAACAACACAAGATGATGATACTTATCAAATTTATGATACAGCCCttttcaataataataataatgctaatatatataaattctcAAGTGAAAGGTTAAGAAAAAATGTTCAAAAAATTGAAACAAGAGAATCTATGGAACCTGTCAAATTTATGAAGGACATATCTGACCCATTCGGTCTCGACAGTTTATTATCCCAAgcaaaacaaaaataa
- a CDS encoding apicoplast RNA methyltransferase precursor, putative → MNKKCLIKYIIIILFFSLIINRYRTLNIYNNEYKIKNNICFVYPYTHKYNEKRNSYLYAHYNRNNSLINKKRNNFLDKQNDNVTDYIYGLNSVYSVLKKNERTIEEVIVNKNIKLNRKIHKQNYEYIFEELKKRNVSIKYMEKYQMNELVGGFPHNDIIMKTNYRYMNNYKDFIKNIKHLPNKNNIFICLHDVYDNMNIGNVCRSIFFFGGHTIFLKKKKKMNEKKNNVKIDTPILHSSVGSSEFLNFYHINNMANFMNHMKTNGFTIYSTSCHTNNNSSHKYIDLNNIKIKENEKILIILGNESKGLKDDILKNSDYCVYINNLCYNQYNQFHIDSLNVNNVCSIMLYHFYSYMMK, encoded by the exons atgaacaaaaaatgtttaattaaatatatcataatcatcttattcttttctttGATCATAAATAGATATAGAactcttaatatatataacaatgaatataaaataaaaaataatatctgTTTTGTTTATCCATATACACACAAATACAATGAGAAAAGGAATTCGTATTTATATGCACATTATAATAGAAACAATTctttaataaacaaaaaaagaaataattttcttgataaacaaaatgataatgtAACAGATTATATTTATGGTTTGAATTCTGTTTATTCTGtgcttaaaaaaaatgagaggACAATAGAGGAGGTCATA GTTAATAAGAACATTAAACTCAATAGAAAAATCCATAAACAAAATTACGAATACATATTTGAAGaacttaaaaaaagaaatgtatcaataaaatatatggaaaaatatCAAATGAACGAATTAGTAGGAGGATTTCCccataatgatattattatgaaaacaaattatagatacatgaataattataaagattttattaaaaacataaaacaCTTGccaaacaaaaataatatttttatttgtttacaCGATgtttatgataatatgaatattggAAATGTATGTAGatccattttcttttttggaGGACATACCatatttctaaaaaaaaaaaaaaagatgaatgaaaaaaaaaacaacgtCAAAATCGATACACCCATATTACATTCCAGTGTTGGTTCATCGGAATTTCtgaatttttatcatataaacaatatg gcAAATTTTATGAATCATATGAAGACAAATGGATTTACAATTTATTCAACAa gCTGCCATACAAACAATAATTCATCTCATAAATACATAGACCTAaacaatattaaaataaaagaaaacgaaaaaatattgataatattagGAAATGAAAGTAAAGGATTAAAAGATGATATCTTAAAAAATTCAGATtattgtgtatatataaataatttatgttATAATCAATATAATCAATTTCATATAGACAGTCTTAATGTTAACAATGTATGTTCTATTATGTTATATCATTTCTATTCatatatgatgaaataa
- a CDS encoding replication factor C subunit 2, putative, which translates to MENIPWVEKYRPKRLDDIVHQNNAVMMLKEVVRTKNMPHLIFHGPPGTGKTSAINALAHELFGKENISERVLELNASDDRGINVVREKIKAYTRISISKNKIHSETKEVLPSWKLVVLDEADMMTEDAQSALRRIIEIYSNVTRFILICNYIHKISDPIFSRCSCYRFQSIPINIKKEKLLYICQNENIDIVDDALEKIIETTEGDLRRAVSILQLCSCINAKITLNSVLDVSGLPSDDIVYKIIDACKMKDLKHVEKTVQDIIEDGFDVAYIFKSFNNYFVMNTEYEDSLKYQILLELSRHDYRLHCGATQYIQLLSFASSVHSLLNSV; encoded by the coding sequence atgGAAAATATTCCGTGGGTTGAAAAGTATCGACCAAAAAGGTTAGATGATATCGTTCATCAAAATAATGCTGTAATGATGTTAAAGGAAGTTGTGAGGACAAAGAATATGCctcatttaatatttcatgGTCCTCCTGGTACAGGTAAAACATCAGCAATAAATGCTTTGGCTCACGAATTGTTTggaaaggaaaatataagtGAGAGGGTATTAGAATTGAACGCTTCTGATGATAGAGGTATAAATGTGGtaagagaaaaaattaaagcaTATACAAGAATAAGCattagtaaaaataaaatccaTAGTGAAACAAAAGAAGTATTACCTTCATGGAAATTGGTTGTATTGGATGAAGCTGATATGATGACAGAGGATGCACAATCAGCTTTAAGAAgaataatagaaatatattctAATGTAACAAGATTTATActtatatgtaattatatacataaaatatctGATCCAATTTTTAGTAGATGTTCATGTTATAGGTTTCAATCCATacctattaatattaaaaaagaaaaattactttatatatgtcaaaatgaaaatattgatataGTAGACGATGcattagaaaaaattattgaaaCAACGGAAGGTGATTTAAGAAGAGCAGTTTCTATATTACAGTTATGTTCATGTATTAATGCAAAAATTACATTAAATTCAGTTTTAGATGTATCTGGATTACCATCAGATgatattgtatataaaattattgatGCTTGTAAAATGAAAGATTTAAAGCATGTGGAAAAAACTGTACAAGATATTATTGAAGATGGTTTTGATGTagcttatatttttaaatcttttaataattattttgttatgAATACAGAATATGAAGattctttaaaatatcaAATATTATTAGAACTTTCAAGACATGATTATCGTTTACATTGTGGTGCTACACAATACATACAACTTTTAAGTTTTGCTTCATCGGTACATTCGTTATTAAATAGCGtataa
- a CDS encoding replication factor C subunit 1, putative, with product MSSTGKKLFSDDESDGGRKKKRLKKLSSSLFHDDDDDDFISNNKIEKSKSQKKSDSIYIDDDDNNNNNNYSNNNKSSNRKSLENKSSKTSNKFYDITSFFKPASKKLEDNNTVKKSNGKEDEKRVVNNLNDYFNILQNDNKVTKEDAKSNNVSPKNEINKSNIKREREQYEISSESDTIKSKKSVLISPGKKQKTEHNNNNEDLQKFDYLPFHNQKFVITGVFKNFTRDELQSKIKEHGGSVMTAVSTKTNYLVHGEYLEDGRLFNEGRKYTKAFELQQQQKSNIKILNEEELLKLLPQTDQTESNDNIHVSDTIKTERKDTYNIEKKDTYNIEKKDTYNNQKKDTHNAEKEILNQLWVEKYRPKNINELVGNNQNVIKLQNWLASWEDVCIKGIKKQAQKTFRGIFENVNARCALLSGPAGIGKTTTAKIVSEASGYNVIEFNASDERNKAAVEKISEMATGGYSIMSLNNRKLTKTCIIMDEVDGMSSGDKGGSTAILKLIEKTKCPIICICNDRQNNKMRTLANKCYDLKFSMPQKNSVVKRLLEICKKEGIMMEPNALELLWESTCGDIRQMLNTLQLLSKTYTRIQFLDLKKELNNSNKNIQSLANPFEITLKLLNFNESSKLNIREIMDLFFVDYELIPYFISENYTNVFNDTDKSSASLNKWNVFSQIAHDLSLADKIKYNMKSNMDFALLPHFAILSCVCPVMRIKILKSFMSGRVNFPTAFGKISTFNKNKRLLNELCFNLSYKLNVCPKYMVTSGFLNYIYFKIMTPLHKSDVNEAIKIMEEYSITREMVTENLPCLRLPNQENLYDKLDTKLKSSFTRLYNSSHVIKVDPNSIKKGLKSTEKKTTFKLNEFESDEDMDELSESKEDKDDDVLIKTKIDRKGTLKTKPSTKVKPMKKAK from the coding sequence atcCAAATCGCAAAAAAAAAGTGACTCCATATAtattgatgatgatgataataataataataacaattatagtaataataataaaagtagtAATAGGAAATCATTAGAAAATAAGTCATCAAAAACGTCAAACAAATTTTATGATATAACATCCTTTTTTAAACCCGCTTCAAAAAAACTTGAGGATAATAACACAGTGAAGAAATCCAATGGTAAAGAAGATGAGAAACGTGTTGTGAATAATCTTAATGactattttaatatattacaaaatgataataaggTCACCAAAGAAGACGCAAAAAGTAACAACGTAAGTCCTAAAAATGAAATCAATAAATCAAATATCAAAAGAGAAAGAGAACAATATGAAATTAGTAGCGAAAGTGATACaattaaaagtaaaaaaagtGTTCTTATCTCTCCtggaaaaaaacaaaaaactgaacataataataataatgaagatttACAAAAATTTGATTATTTACCTTTTCATAATCAAAAATTTGTAATTACAGGAGTATTCAAAAATTTTACAAGAGATGAATTACAatcaaaaattaaagaacATGGAGGTAGTGTAATGACAGCTGTGTCAACTAAAACCAATTATCTAGTCCATGGAGAATATCTAGAAGATGGAAGGTTATTTAATGAAGGTAGAAAATATACTAAAGCTTTTGAATTACAACAACAACAGAAatctaatattaaaatattaaatgaagaagaactTTTGAAATTATTACCACAAACTGATCAAACAGaatcaaatgataatatacacGTATCTGATACAATTAAAACAGAAAGGAaagatacatataatatcgAAAAGAaagatacatataatatcgAGAAGAaagatacatataataatcaaaagAAAGATACACATAATGCAGAAAAAGAAATTCTTAATCAATTGTGGGTAGAAAAATATAGACCTAAAAATATTAACGAATTAGTAGGTAATAAtcaaaatgtaataaaattacaaaattGGCTAGCTAGTTGGGAAGATGTATGTATTAAAGGAATAAAGAAACAAGCACAAAAAACATTTAGAGGAATTTTCGAAAATGTTAATGCAAGATGTGCTTTATTAAGTGGTCCTGCAGGAATAGGAAAAACCACAACAGCCAAAATTGTTTCAGAAGCATCAGGTTATAATGTTATCGAATTTAATGCATCTGATGAAAGAAATAAAGCTGCCGTTGAAAAAATTAGTGAAATGGCTACAGGTGGATATTCAATAATGTCATTAAATAATCGTAAATTAACAAAAACATGTATTATTATGGATGAAGTAGATGGTATGTCTAGTGGTGATAAAGGTGGGAGTACAGCCATATTAAAATTGattgaaaaaacaaaatgtccaataatatgtatatgtaatgatagacaaaataataaaatgagaaCATTAGCAAATAAATGTTATGATTTAAAATTTAGTATGCCTCAAAAAAATAGTGTAGTTAAAAGATTGTTagaaatatgtaaaaaagaAGGAATTATGATGGAACCAAATGCTTTAGAATTATTATGGGAAAGTACATGTGGTGATATAAGACAAATGTTGAATACCTtacaattattatcaaaaacATATACAAGAATACAATTTctagatttaaaaaaagaattaaataattctaataaaaatatacaatcaTTAGCAAACCCATTTGAAATtacattaaaattattaaattttaatgaatcatcaaaattaaatataagagAAATTATGGATCTATTTTTTGTTGATTATGAACTAATTCCATACTTTATAAGTGAAAATTATACAAATGTCTTTAATGATACTGATAAATCATCTGCATCTTTAAATAAATGGAATGTATTCTCACAAATTGCACATGATTTATCATTAGctgataaaattaaatataatatgaaatcaAATATGGATTTTGCTCTATTACCTCATTTCGCTATTTTATCATGTGTATGTCCAGTTatgagaataaaaatattaaaatcatTTATGTCTGGACGAGTCAATTTCCCAACAGCATTTGGTAAAATTTctacatttaataaaaataaaagattacTAAATGAATTATGTTTTAATctatcatataaattaaatgtatGCCCTAAATATATGGTAACATCAGGATTCTTAAATTATAtctattttaaaattatgacACCTTTACATAAATCAGATGTAAATGAAGCTATCAAAATAATGGAAGAATATAGTATTACCAGAGAAATGGTAACTGAAAATTTACCTTGTCTTAGATTACCAAATCAAGAAAACCTATATGATAAATTAGATACAAAACTTAAATCATCTTTTACTAGACTTTATAACTCTTCACATGTTATCAAAGTTGATCCtaattctataaaaaaaggaTTAAAATCAactgaaaaaaaaacaacatttaaattaaatgagTTCGAATCTGATGAAGATATGGATGAACTAAGTGAATCCAAAGAAGATAAAGATGACGATGTTCTAATCAAAACAAAAATAGATAGAAAGGGTACCTTAAAAACAAAACCTTCTACAAAAGTAAAGCCTATGAAAAaagcaaaataa